The Flavobacterium psychrotrophum region ACGAAGGAAACCACGGCTGGCACGCAGTTCATCCAACACTTTTTCTGCATTTGGCTCTATGCCTTCTACCCCACCTTTTTGCAGGCTAACATCTATCTTGTTATCAGGACGTATGGTTTTTATGTATCCCACAATGCGCTCGCCCAGGCGAAGGTCTTCGTATACATCGCTTTGGTACAGCAATCCTTTATACTTACTATTGATAATTACGTTAATACCAAGATCTGTAAAATGCGATACAATAAGGTCTACCTCTTCCCCTTCGGTTACGTCAAGGTCTTCATTTTTCAGGAACTGGTTTAGCTTACTGCTACCCACAAGGCGGTTACTCTTTTCGTCAAGGTGCATGTGCACCAGGTAGCGTTTGCCCTGCTCCATAGGCCTGGCCTGCTCCCTAAAGGGCACAAACAAATCTTTTTCAAGCCCCCAGTTTAAGAACGCTCCATAGTTATTGATATAACTTACACGAAGCAGTGCAAAATCGTTTAGCTTTATAAGTGGCTCTAAAGTAGTAGCCACCGGGCGCTCCTCCTGGTCCAGGTATATAAACGCGGTAAATTCGTCACCTTCATTCCATGCTTCAGGAACATACTTGTTTGGCAACAACACATCGGTAGTGCCATCGGTAAGGTAAAGCCCTACACTGGTACCCCGGGCTATGGTAAGGGTATTAAATTTTCCTATCTCGATCATTCAAAAATCATTATAAGCCACAAAGGTACTTAATGTAACAATGTATCAATGAATTTAATGTAACAATTATTGAATGTAACGATGTACTAATGGGTTAATGTATCAATTCGGTTCAGTATTGTAATTGCTACATTAGAAAATTAAAAAATTGATACATTAATACTACCTTTGCCAAAATTTTTTTCCAAATGGCTGAATTAGCATATATAGGTTACCATTTTACAATTGAACCAAAAGACCCTGCGGCAGAAATACTGATGGCCGAGCTGGGCGAAACCCCTTTTGAAAGCTTTG contains the following coding sequences:
- a CDS encoding CvfB family protein, whose amino-acid sequence is MIEIGKFNTLTIARGTSVGLYLTDGTTDVLLPNKYVPEAWNEGDEFTAFIYLDQEERPVATTLEPLIKLNDFALLRVSYINNYGAFLNWGLEKDLFVPFREQARPMEQGKRYLVHMHLDEKSNRLVGSSKLNQFLKNEDLDVTEGEEVDLIVSHFTDLGINVIINSKYKGLLYQSDVYEDLRLGERIVGYIKTIRPDNKIDVSLQKGGVEGIEPNAEKVLDELRASRGFLRLTDDSHPEDIKTVLKMSKKSFKKAIGTLYKQRLIEIKEDGIYLVQS